The DNA segment ccagatgttttcttgcgtcttttttcaaatgccttagacgttaatgtgcaggcgtggacagaagtaaacggagcgtgccgcacaagaaagaactgcttttcagAGCCGCCTACCaaaaccacacgtaagctcaaaatcgcgacacgcatatgcaggcccccaaccggcgcaaccctctcattgctccgctcgcctcgcattcggccatagtcagggtcacgctgatgatgattatggtcgggTCGTTGTgcccttagtagcgagcgggcatttcggagcgcacagaccgctgccCTTGATGCCAAAAATCCCGCGGGGGCGATGCTATGATTATGTCGTTTCATCTGTGGCaactgtaggcgcgtttccatcgcaaatagcgcgcgtccttcaaactttagttgcctctgggattcatttccatctcgctatagaccaaataaactcaaaaacactcgatccaccaccgcagtttcgggttcttttaatacagttaccgttcattttcggcttgcacctacgaggaaccgacggagcggcaaagcatgcgccctgtgtgtctgtactgcaccacagtgctcctgcattAGAACCTCGCCTAGGATGTCAGCCTAAAATGagatgaaaccgccgctcttggcgctttttgcagcgcgatccagcgtctcaaggatagtgactgcttcctAATTTGCTGGATGGAGCTGTTGGGTTTCCACacctatattctcaaacagaccaatgtctatatgtaaccggtagcagtgaagtaatacagctcgcacagaaTAGTTTGGATCGCTTGCcgggttctgtcgtggctcatactctaattagtgggcgatcacgggcacttatatgccgaatttcgcacgcggggcaagcaacagtgacgcactgctgccgtggcattcgtgtgggtgagacagcgggtgcttgtagtcatcctaagatccaaaggtgcatgcaaagtgattaccatgagttctgctccgcacatgacagcgcgatacgcagcgcactgtctcagtggtgataagagcaggatccagtataggggcagtttgtttcgagggagacaggcagggtgcatgcactagtgctgcgtcagcgcctggtagggacaaggcgaatcatcagtgataactgtagaaaattaacacaaaactgcggcagtatgccgagtgtttcgagcgcgtttgcttgcgagtgagacgcagcagagtcccagcggcagcaaaagttcgaaacatgcgggttgtttgcggcgcaaacacgcctccagctgtctcaaacgaagcggcttaatggtagaggtctccgcgcaatttgccttatcaagacagcggtctttgttttccgaaatgttcgctagctacacagagcacgaccatccgatcatgatcatcatcagcacgacacagacgccggacgaatgcgaggcaagcggagcattgagagggtcaTGCCGAAAGCGGGCCTGCACATGCACGTGGTGAtttcgagctttcgtctggtttggctaggcggcgctgacacgcagttcttgtgcggcgcgctccgtttacttctgtctgcACCTGTGCAtggaccaccccgtgatatttgctctatgactggtaaataatttataattgtctttctccttgttgtttcagtattatcaaccgaacgatgactgcgacgtgtagttggctttcaggtcatgtcaaaagcaagaaaactggtaatataactgctgctatggcatttgttgtcattccagcttttgaaacaggctgttttaggtgttgtagtgcattaaaactgcatatcaacatttatattgtagccttttcaatgcctcagcagacctaaaggccaactaggcatcacagccatcattcggctgatcaagcctaaacaacatcagagaagggaatagaattataaattattgaattgtaggcaaataccacttggGGATTCATGTATTCCAATGTCTTatgcagcgtttaaaaaatatgtgaccaaagttacgtttttatagtccttgaaacttgttttttaggtgttgtctatttcactgttcgcaatttgcagaggtagtagggttcagtactgcttaccttctttttgttgttctcttttcattcattggttaggccctgttttcctgtgttattttgtgttctgtaatcgcatagtgcatcccttcttttttgtttgtgcaccacttctgttcagtgtttttttttgtggcaggcctcatgacagctggcagctttcctttcatttttgccgtctcctctgacggtgctcatggtactagacaaaatatagtttactgaaaggctgaattctaaattgtacagcatgattaaggtgccctcttcctttttagcacatgccaataatggtgatgcctactgttgccaagaatcttacattgacacaaatttgtttcacaagttcagggcatgctttgctctcgtGTAGattttgtgcatttacagtgtatagtttgtacatggtctcttagtgactgacacagtggcctcattggccgaattttatattattatgaaggttagaatttgtttttctcactgctgatgagctttacaggagcttatgatgccttcaacagtcatgtcttttttattgctttagttaggatactgaggctcaaTTGAGCGAGCATCTGAAgccaaaataccagtataacttcgtgccgtttgtcagcttcctttatgatgtgcataactgttcaagtaggaaataatttcaggtcttagtggtccgtcatttgcttttgctttacagcctttatgccagacgtcagattttggaggatagtttgtcacatccttcatcattgaagtaggtagcacaatgtaccagaCGTGACAATTGGTAattataactaagcaccccaccctccctttatgagcacaccaaagttgagatctgatggcaactttgatgagtattgacacctgaagttgtcttgttacaagcataatgttacggaccactttaaaatttccttatgctattgggttcaaatcatgtttttgcttgctgtcaaactcaCTCAAtggcactttcattgtgaaaattagtatgacttggaaaaggcagccaggtccttcattgaatgtgaatggtgcacactggaatcctgctcctgcagcaaatcatgtgggtcatattggaggttgtgttaaaaagtaatgaagcatagatatgaaaatggtgatacacagttattaccattttgtggcccttgaccagtttctgtcttttaaaggcactgtactaaaaagaaactgaagtgcactggagccgctggaaaccttttgtgtgaaaaaaaggcatactgactgtgctcatgacaatttgaagattgtgcaaaatttcaaaatgaccattttactacttctgtatgaacatgtactctctagtgtcacataaggtgtaatgagAGAACTtgtctttaattttttttgcacttcagttttgtttctatttatattttgtatttcttatcATGAACACCgcaggccatgcactcctgtattactttgtataaggaaacagtggcaagtcaaGTGTCTCTGCGTGTGGacccctcgttgaacactattctaaggcactaagttgtttgccttggactatatcaatagctcatgcgcttctagctgaaaaaataatgtttcgttcaattttgactacaagaactttgctaactaggcagcatgttaAGGACACGTTAGATAGATTTATTacaggtcaaccggcattagtgccttgcttgacaagggcatgggcaagaactgcaattagaaaattgctcttaccagtcactgcgaagccgccgccgtgcctgagtggttatggcactcggctgctggcctgaaagacgcgaattcaattccggccgcggcggtcaaattttgatgaaggcgaaatttttgaggcccgtgtactgtgcggtgtcagagcactctaaagaaccccaggtggtctaaatttctggagcccttcattacggtgtctctcatagcctgggtcgctttgagacattaaacccatataaaccaaaccataaaccaaaccagtcactgcgtgttgatttaaacactggaagtgctcctactatttttattttcagtatttgctaccacacatactaatctgcgattttcaaggatgaagtcaatttttttcaataattgtgcagtgaaagttgcatgttctaaaattcgaagcaagcagttgccttttgtacttcacactgctatcagaactcaccactattgcatgacaccatcaacgtcaaggtgcaagtcttgtgttggtaataaacgaaaagatttcttactttcttgcttcaaaaggcgttaaagcatactgctgttgttgctgtgaagagtacaaatacaattattatcatattcctggctgaaaatatggctaagaatttttatatgcgtgttctttttcctttaggtgtatctAAATTCAAGGCACAGAAGGCAATGTATTACACTgtgaagggaatcccaaaggatgcagtatttcacaagagaacTGCCATTGCCATCTGATCAACAAAAGcagttgtactatgcagttccagtggcaagtgctcaggaggtgacagcggaaggcaaggaaaaggttctccacaaggctaagcatagagggctgggagagtcggttctgggaagaattatgagacattattccagcgcacaaaaaatatgtccggtgttcgtggtgtctatcctcttcgttcgtgtatttttgtgcgctggagtgtgaaaaatggatgaactgagaggtaattgctagctgtagctggatttatctcaggggcttatactcactccatcagtgtatgtgagaattacaACTCAGGTTTGTTAGGggtttataatatgaaagcgcaaacaaaggataatgccaaacatacaagacgtgatcaaataattgtagatgttgtcttcatgtgaaagtttatttacaggaggttgattgatgggttcagttagctcgtgtgaggatAAAAACAGCTTAAAAGCCTAGGCTCAATGTGCAGTAcggcagtgcatgatcagtgaaattactcataatgaacaacttttagtgaatatgTACTTCTCATGGCATGGAAACCGAAGACggacggtacttagcagtcatttgccctgaagcttggattttaggtactgaggcctaagtgatgctgattcagtatatgcattcgtgggtgccgccacatttgccatcgtccatgaatcatctggttgcctctacttaacaacgaaaatttgtatgttataCCTTGTAGCCATCTCTGAAAGCATTTCGCATggaaataagcttgaattgaatgctagctggcctattgtttaacTGTCCGATGCCATAatggaagtgactgttagagtccataatgagcccctgtttgcccttaccttctctgctctcttgtctagctgttatgcatacagttttgcaaatcacgttctaacttcggctacttcagtttacatgtaaaaagattttggctgctttttactcaagcataggtgtgcttgagcactctttcgctagcattgctgcatgctttgtaaaaatagtttgtagcattaaatatgacaaagcatatcttaggcactttttttcacactagcagggacggcccagtggggcctgtagagatggctcgaatCAGTTGCActactttgttgcatacatgttgggaggaatcatgcgacttgtgagttatgtatatgtgtggcagtaaacattgctactttggaacaggcgccggtctgccatacaatgtcagcgaagcttaacggaccccacttggtctaaactaatttggagccctgcactgcagtttcctgaagccattattgttttctgccttgctgtgagaagcgggtcttgcaagtgatctgcctgcttagaaccagtcaacttgttaagcttattcacttaactaATAATCAACTCAGACATTTTTTATAACTTGAACCCTAACGTctggatgcaccaaaagaagtgcatctcactggaagacagggcgtgctaggcactatagtgggcaatgcacagtacgcagattctagtgtgggttttgtatgtgtacaagtgtctgcaggtactctgcagtcagctgcaccagaggctcaggatgtgtatagcaagctatacctaaacaaaactcatgtgcgctcaggcagctttggttttaatacattcagcaggaaaaataatctggcagctttttttgcacatctgttggggttttaccagtgccagagttcatcgcatcttgtttaaggtttcctttcgaatcattaacattccacccttgtcattttgtatgtggcattcagctgaaaataaatttcagcagtcggctttttatgctttgctggcacttttttggaagaaatgaagaggaatggccttctaaatagatgcagccagccatgcactactttacagttctgcaccctgtgcgcataaaaattctcaatacatggattttgtcaccctgaaatatactcgcatctgatattttttttagtcgaactgcatcttatctcctttttgtgcccatctttatgggcatcttgtaatcattTCTGTAATTTCATGATTTCtcctattttttgttttctgcagcaatagaatttccatatcaattatttctctaggctaccaagtattagtatctctgagcctcgtaatgaatcaaattaccggagatgctagagtgctgttgattgtctcagaaagctTGACTGTGTTAGAAGGACTGTCATGCacaatatcagctgcaatgccaaaatatgataggaattcagattatgatgcaggcgtacccaactgtgtagtaaatatatgcagttagctatgaatacaaaagaaaaacagaacgcaataattcacattttcattcacacagcatgatgttgaacaggggcaagggaggaggcacctcagtgtttttcggtgtcttcccccttgtccgtgttcattgttgtactgtgtgaatgaatgtgtgaaatacttgctcatccagacactgatttcaagcaaattcatgcaagtggggtgctttatgtgagtagcattgatttactataaagcagaagacagttgatttactgcagaggcattgcaagtcgtattgaatgtgtactgtatgttcgcaccactgagctaaatttaatagtagtatttgctggttgtctttgcactgtgattattatagtgtatttcacacaaattcgtgattttgttctgatgttcttcaggcattgtggctacacagctgaagccaagctgctatcagggaaattcaacctattcgactttgtcagaaaagatgcacgctatgatgctaggggcctccatcttggctattctgccaattttgtctaccaatgaagctaaggatgcttttgtgcaaatgtgagcattttgtCTTTCCTTACGATACATGCTTGCTCTTAGAtttcggcaagaacagaaatgatgtggttatgtgcatgctccagtgtacaataGTGAAAAATTATGatgctgcgagtgtgtgccacactatgcctaactgcgtgcaggtgccatctgatgaaatgctcgtgccatcaaaACCGGCGCATCGAGATTGATGGATGTTGGTGCACCTGActcgatagtatgtccaaactcacagcatctcaatcaagacattctacggtataccaaccacaccaaatcgaatggtacaccgaccacaccaggaaacactaaaccaaagcacaccagagccggtatcagacaaccgggtcacagcacagaaaaccagaccaggacacactaaagcacaccacactacaccacatcaggacccgtgtctgaaaatcctggCCTGGTCAGAGTACCAGACACGGTCACACGAGAACCCGTGTCTAAAAAAGCCAGTTTgatgtaaacaccagaaacgggctggtgttttttttcggctgggtatatggcatttctttcaattgtgcctatgaactactggcaacgtattgattccttttaatataattttgatgcatagtgttttgttcagctgtagttcaatttgagccctctacatatggtgagtccacttcagattaagttgggacttcgaaattgcctcatgttgcatttggatttgtagacctgaaagcttcattttgtacaagagtatttgaaagaggatttgctgtatataatatctagcctactacaaTAAATTTgcacaagcattagccttgctgttcatagtggcagctggCAGTTATGTTCTTACATTACTCAtttagctccagactacaattttgccaaggttcaaggtggccttaaagtaatggcttcactttttcccccttatcttattgtttgggaagcGTAAGTCATTgagtcgtgcataaaaggaagttaatatgatgatgcaaagatgggcgttTAGAAGACAGCAGAGAATTCGGTTATCattaagctgagtcacaccac comes from the Amblyomma americanum isolate KBUSLIRL-KWMA chromosome 1, ASM5285725v1, whole genome shotgun sequence genome and includes:
- the LOC144116096 gene encoding uncharacterized protein LOC144116096 translates to MQYFTRELPLPSDQQKQLYYAVPVASAQEVTAEGIVATQLKPSCYQGNSTYSTLSEKMHAMMLGASILAILPILSTNEAKDAFVQIAESQQPPWKATTEWLRSCWGRDWDGVRKVRTKGADPSPQ